From Coffea arabica cultivar ET-39 chromosome 2e, Coffea Arabica ET-39 HiFi, whole genome shotgun sequence, the proteins below share one genomic window:
- the LOC113729513 gene encoding dihydroflavonol 4-reductase-like, translating to MLLIFHFMKSFYFSELRQAYARSKTLAEKEVLRYNDEKKLEVVSLVCGLVGGYKFQSLIGESMRVLVSHVTKAKMRYQRFLVGVIGKLPVLHVEDVIDAHIFCVENPGFTGRFLCASDLLKSEEIATLIQSCCSESKIPDEFIEDSNRDIRWGSSKLEELGFHYKYDAVMTLNDSPQYFRVPLESS from the exons ATGTTATTGATATTTCACTTTATGAAATCTTTTTATTTCTCGGAACTGCGGCAGGCATATGCACGCTCAAAGACATTGGCCGAGAAAGAAGTGCTGAGATACAATGATGAGAAGAAATTAGAGGTGGTGAGTCTTGTTTGTGGACTTGTTGGAGGATACAAATTTCAATCCTTGATAGGCGAAAGCATGAGAGTGCTAGTATCCCATGTTACCAAAGCCAAGATGAGGTATCAAAGGTTTTTGGTGGGAGTGATTGGAAAACTTCCAGTTTTGCACGTTGAAGATGTTATTGATGCCCATATCTTCTGCGTGGAAAACCCGGGCTTCACTGGCAGATTTCTATGTGCTTCTGATCTTCTAAAATCAGAGGAGATTGCAACGTTGATTCAAAGTTGTTGCTCAGAAAGCAAAATTCCCGATGA gttcATTGAGGATTCGAATAGAGATATTAGATGGGGTTCTTCAAAGCTGGAGGAATTGGGCTTTCACTACAAATATGACGCTGTGATGACCCTAAATGACTCTCCTCAGTATTTCAGGGTTCCACTGGAGAGTTCCTAA
- the LOC113733288 gene encoding probable WRKY transcription factor 53, with amino-acid sequence MEKVNPSDQKNLIIELSQGREMANELRKQLDPVTSPATCEALVEKIVSTYDKALAMLTWRVLKEVETLPETGRKESPPFHSPVLTTPITEGSNSSGFSKDQECNKDASRKRKTLPKWSDNVRVCSASGLEGHVDDGHSWRKYGQKDILGANFPRAYYRCTHRNSRGCLATKQVQRSDEDPAVFEVTYIGRHSCIQAANSGSAIRSDGKEMRKPKKARSLERGGGNQLGAEQTPQHLGQGLKVETEVSKTKEEIFRSFSFSFKGVESDILESQFFSDVMKDCDMMGGSSPTFLSPTTSESNYFSSSCQMDNNFGIDNILQTSESDLTDMISTPTSVISSSPFGDHDFSIDQVDFDTSFTLDDDLAYFN; translated from the exons ATGGAAAAAGTTAATCCGAGCGACCAAAAGAATCTAATAATTGAGCTAAGTCAGGGTAGGGAGATGGCAAATGAACTCAGGAAACAACTTGATCCGGTAACATCTCCGGCGACTTGCGAAGCATTGGTTGAGAAGATAGTTTCTACATATGATAAAGCACTAGCCATGTTAACTTGGAGGGTCTTAAAGGAAGTAGAGACTTTGCCAGAAACCGGCAGAAAGGAATCTCCTCCATTTCATTCCCCTGTTCTCACTACCCCAATAACTGAGGGCTCAAATTCCAGTGGTTTCTCAAAGGATCAAGAATGCAACAAAGATGCATCCAGGAAGAG AAAGACATTGCCAAAGTGGAGTGACAACGTTCGCGTTTGCTCTGCAAGTGGTCTTGAAGGTCACGTTGATGATGGACACAGCTGGAGAAAATATGGGCAGAAAGATATTTTAGGGGCTAATTTTCCAAG GGCATATTATCGATGCACTCATCGAAACTCGAGAGGCTGTTTGGCAACCAAGCAAGTCCAGAGGTCGGACGAGGATCCGGCCGTCTTTGAGGTAACCTATATAGGAAGGCATAGTTGCATTCAAGCCGCCAATTCAGGCTCAGCAATACGTTCAGATGGAAAGGAAATGCGTAAACCAAAGAAAGCTCGTTCACTAGAAAGAGGAGGGGGTAATCAATTGGGAGCAGAACAGACGCCGCAACATCTTGGACAAGGCCTAAAAGTTGAAACGGAGGTCTCGAAAACTAAAGAAGAGATTTTCCGCtcattttccttctcttttaaAGGAGTGGAATCAGACATTCTAGAGAGCCAGTTCTTCTCCGATGTAATGAAGGATTGTGACATGATGGGCGGCAGTTCGCCTACATTTTTATCTCCGACAACGTCCGAGTCCAACTACTTCTCATCATCATGCCAAATGGACAACAACTTCGGTATAGACAACATCCTGCAGACCTCAGAGTCTGATCTTACTGACATGATATCAACTCCAACTTCAGTCATCAGCAGTTCCCCGTTTGGTGATCATGATTTCTCGATTGATCAAGTGGATTTTGATACAAGTTTCACACTTGATGACGACCTCGCCTACTTCAACTGA
- the LOC113729514 gene encoding transcription factor TRY: MDDGRAKQRKIVKSCSYEEVSSIAWDFINMTEQEEDLIYRMHKLVGDRWALIAGRIPGRKPEEIERFWLMKHSEGFANKQREEPKDHSKIISSSV, translated from the exons ATGGATGATGGTCGGGCAAAGCAGCGGAAAATCGTCAAATCTTGCTCGTACGAAG AGGTGAGCAGTATTGCGTGGGACTTCATCAACATGACTGAACAGGAAGAAGACCTCATCTACAGAATGCACAAGCTGGTCGGAGACAG GTGGGCATTGATAGCTGGGAGAATTCCAGGCCGTAAACCTGAGGAAATAGAGAGATTTTGGTTGATGAAACACTCTGAAGGTTTTGCAAACAAACAACGAGAGGAGCCAAAAGACCATTCCAAAATTATCAGTTCATCAGTTTGA
- the LOC113733289 gene encoding NADPH HC-toxin reductase 1 → MNTKVCVTGAAGYLGSALVHKLLEKGYAVHATLRNLGDASKTGLLKALPHADTRLLLFQADIYNPDEFGPAIQGCQVVFHVATPLQHDASSSQYKNTCEAAVAGVKTIAESCIKSGTVKQLIYTASVVASSALKDDGSGYKDTIDESCWTPLNVSYRCATDFLTAYVRSKTLAEKEVLRYNDEKKLEVVSLVCGIVGGYKFQSLIGESMRVLISQATKDKMRYQTLRFLEEVIGKIPVLHIEDVIDAHIFCVENPGFTGRFLCASDLLKSEEIATLIQSRCSESKIPDEFIEDSNRDIRWGSSKLEELGFHYKYDAVMTLNDSLQYFKVPLPLESS, encoded by the exons atgaaCACCAAGGTTTGCGTCACGGGAGCTGCAGGCTATCTCGGTTCTGCCCTCGTTCACAAGTTGCTGGAAAAAGGGTATGCCGTCCATGCTACTCTCCGGAATTTAG GTGATGCATCAAAGACAGGGCTGCTCAAAGCTCTTCCCCACGCAGACACAAGGCTCTTATTGTTTCAGGCAGATATCTACAATCCTGATGAGTTTGGTCCTGCTATTCAAGGCTGCCAGGTGGTTTTCCACGTTGCCACTCCCTTGCAGCACGACGCCTCCAGCTCTCAG TATAAGAATACTTGTGAGGCAGCTGTTGCTGGGGTGAAGACCATTGCTGAATCCTGCATCAAATCAGGAACTGTGAAGCAACTCATCTACACTGCCTCTGTTGTAGCATCATCAGCATTAAAGGATGATGGATCAGGCTACAAGGACACAATCGATGAATCCTGTTGGACTCCTCTCAATGTCTCCTATAGATGCGCCACAGATTTCTTAACT GCATATGTACGCTCAAAGACATTGGCCGAAAAAGAAGTGCTGAGATACAATGATGAGAAGAAATTAGAGGTGGTGAGTCTTGTTTGTGGAATTGTTGGAGGATACAAATTTCAATCCTTGATAGGCGAAAGCATGAGAGTGCTAATATCCCAAGCTACCAAAGACAAGATGAGGTATCAAACTCTAAGGTTTTTGGAGGAAGTGATtggaaaaattccagttttgcacATTGAAGATGTTATTGATGCCCATATCTTCTGCGTGGAAAACCCGGGCTTCACTGGCAGATTTCTATGTGCTTCTGATCTTCTAAAATCAGAGGAGATTGCAACGTTGATTCAAAGTCGTTGCTCAGAAAGCAAAATTCCCGATGA GTTCATTGAGGATTCGAATAGAGATATTAGATGGGGCTCTTCAAAGCTGGAGGAATTGGGCTTTCACTACAAATATGACGCTGTGATGACCCTAAATGACTCCCTTCAGTATTTCAAGGTTCCACTTCCACTGGAGAGTTCCTAA
- the LOC113733287 gene encoding hydroquinone glucosyltransferase-like: protein MDQTPRVALLPSPGMGHLIPLVEFAKRLILQHNFSVTIILPTDGPLSKAQTTFLAALPAAIDYILLPPVNFDDLADDVRIETRISLTVTRSLPSLRVALKSLVDTTKLAALVVDLFGTDAFDVANEFKLPPYIFFPSTATALAFFSYLPKLHEMVACEFRDLPGPIRVPGCVPIHGRDLLDPAQDRKNDAYKWLLHHARRYSLAEGILVNSFKDLEPGPLKALQEQEPGKPPVYPVGPLIQMGSGDRRGEESECLKWLDDQPSGSVLYISFGSGGTLSHNQLIELAFGLEMSEQRFLWVVRSPNDGVANATYFTVHSQNDPLAFMPEGFLDRIKGRGFLLPSWAPQAKILGHSSTGGFLTHCGWNSTLESVVEGIPLIAWPLYAEQKMNAVMLAEDLKVALRPKADENGFVGRVEIANMVKRLMEGEEGKRLRSRMKELKDAAAKVLSQDGSSAEALAQVAGKWQAKICT, encoded by the coding sequence ATGGATCAAACACCCCGTGTAGCCCTCTTACCATCTCCCGGGATGGGTCATCTCATCCCGCTGGTGGAGTTTGCTAAGCGCCTTATTCTCCAACACAACTTCTCAGTCACCATAATTCTCCCGACGGATGGACCTCTCTCTAAGGCACAAACCACCTTTCTTGCTGCTCTTCCTGCTGCCATCGATTATATTCTTCTTCCTCCTGTTAACTTCGACGACTTAGCTGACGACGTTAGGATTGAGACGCGTATTTCCCTCACCGTCACTCGCTCTCTTCCTTCCCTTCGTGTTGCGCTCAAGTCTTTGGTTGACACCACCAAGTTGGCCGCTCTCGTGGTCGATCTTTTCGGCACGGATGCCTTTGATGTAGCCAATGAATTCAAGCTCCCGCCATATATCTTCTTCCCTTCCACCGCCACGGCTTTAGCGTTTTTCTCCTACCTGCCTAAGCTTCATGAGATGGTTGCATGTGAATTTAGAGACTTGCCCGGGCCAATTCGAGTCCCGGGTTGTGTACCAATTCACGGGAGGGATCTCCTCGACCCGGCTCAGGACCGAAAGAACGACGCCTACAAGTGGCTGCTTCACCACGCGAGGAGGTACAGCCTGGCCGAGGGAATCCTGGTGAACAGCTTCAAGGACTTGGAGCCTGGACCTTTAAAAGCGTTGCAGGAGCAAGAACCGGGTAAGCCACCGGTTTATCCGGTTGGACCACTTATACAGATGGGCTCAGGGGACAGGAGGGGGGAGGAGTCGGAATGCTTGAAATGGTTGGATGATCAGCCCAGCGGGTCCGTTCTGTACATTTCGTTTGGGAGCGGCGGGACCCTCTCCCATAATCAGCTAATCGAGCTAGCATTTGGATTGGAGATGAGCGAGCAAAGATTCTTGTGGGTGGTCCGGAGTCCAAATGATGGAGTTGCCAATGCCACTTACTTCACCGTCCACAGTCAAAATGATCCTCTGGCTTTTATGCCGGAAGGGTTCTTGGATAGGATCAAGGGTCGAGGTTTTTTGCTGCCATCTTGGGCTCCACAGGCTAAAATTCTCGGCCACAGTTCCACCGGTGGGTTTCTGACCCACTGCGGTTGGAACTCGACTCTTGAAAGCGTGGTTGAGGGGATTCCGCTTATTGCTTGGCCGCTCTACGCGGAGCAGAAGATGAACGCCGTAATGCTTGCGGAGGATCTAAAAGTTGCTTTGAGGCCAAAGGCTGACGAAAATGGATTCGTGGGAAGAGTTGAGATTGCAAACATGGTAAAGAGGTTAATGGAAGGAGAAGAAGGGAAGAGGCTCCGTAGCCGAATGAAGGAGCTCAAGGATGCAGCTGCTAAGGTTTTGAGCCAAGACGGTTCTTCCGCAGAAGCTCTAGCCCAAGTTGCCGGCAAGTGGCAGGCCAAAATTTGTACGTAA